One Delphinus delphis chromosome 16, mDelDel1.2, whole genome shotgun sequence genomic window carries:
- the INA gene encoding alpha-internexin, whose amino-acid sequence MSFGSEHYLGAASSYRKVFGDGSRLSSRLPGAGGAGSFRSQSLSRCNVASSAACSSASSLGLGLAYRRSPASDGLDLSQAAARTNEYKIIRTNEKEQLQGLNDRFAMFIEKVHQLETQNRALEAELAALRQRHAEPSRLGELFQRELRELRAQLEEASSARAQALLERDGLAEEVQRLRARCEEESRGREGAERALKAQQRDVDGATLARLDLEKKVESLLDELAFVRQVHDEEVAELLATLQASSQAAAEVDVAVAKPDLTSALREIRAQYESLAAKNLQSAEEWYKSKFANLNEQAARSTEAIRASREEIHEYRRQLQARTIEIEGLRGANESLERQILELEERHSAEVASYQDNIGQLENDLRNTKSEMARHLREYQDLLNVKMALDIEIAAYRKLLEGEETRFSTSGLSISGLNPLPNPSYLLPPRILSSTTSKVSSTGLSLKKEEEEEEASKVATKKTSQIGESFEEILEETVISAKKTEKSNIEESTISSQKI is encoded by the exons ATGAGCTTCGGCTCGGAGCACTACCTGGGCGCCGCCTCCTCCTACCGCAAGGTGTTCGGAGACGGCTCGCGCCTGTCCTCGCGTCTCCCCGGGGCCGGCGGCGCGGGTAGCTTCCGCTCGCAGTCGCTGTCCCGCTGCAATGTGGCCTCCTCGGCTGCCTGCTCCTCGGCCTCGTCGCTCGGCCTGGGCCTGGCCTACCGCCGGTCTCCGGCGTCCGACGGGCTGGACCTGAGTCAGGCGGCGGCGCGCACCAACGAGTACAAGATCATCCGCACTAACGAGAAGGAGCAGCTTCAGGGCCTCAACGACCGCTTCGCCATGTTCATCGAGAAGGTGCACCAGCTGGAGACGCAGAACCGCGCGCTCGAGGCCGAGCTGGCCGCGCTGCGGCAGCGCCACGCCGAGCCGTCGCGCCTCGGAGAGCTCTTCCAGCGCGAGCTGCGCGAGCTGCGCGCGCAGCTGGAGGAGGCGAGCTCGGCGCGCGCGCAAGCCCTGCTGGAGCGCGACGGGCTGGCGGAGGAGGTGCAGCGGCTACGGGCACGCTGCGAGGAGGAGAGCCGAGGGCGCGAAGGGGCCGAGCGCGCCCTGAAGGCGCAGCAGCGCGACGTGGACGGCGCCACGCTGGCCCGCCTGGATCTGGAGAAGAAGGTGGAGTCGCTGCTGGACGAGCTGGCCTTCGTGCGCCAGGTGCACGACGAGGAGGTGGCCGAGCTACTGGCCACGCTGCAGGCGTCGTCGCAGGCCGCGGCCGAGGTGGACGTGGCTGTGGCTAAACCAGACCTGACTTCGGCGCTGAGGGAGATCCGCGCCCAGTATGAGTCCCTGGCCGCCAAGAACCTGCAGTCAGCTGAGGAGTGGTACAAGTCCAAGTTTGCCAACCTGAACGAGCAGGCGGCGCGCAGCACCGAGGCCATCCGGGCCAGCCGCGAGGAGATTCACGAGTACCGGCGCCAGCTGCAGGCACGCACCATCGAGATCGAGGGGCTGCGCGGGGCCAACGAGTCCTTGGAAAGGCAGATCCTGGAGCTGGAGGAGCGTCACAGTGCCGAGGTGGCCAGCTACCAG GATAACATTGGGCAGCTGGAGAATGATCTGAGGAACACCAAGAGTGAGATGGCCCGTCACCTTCGGGAGTACCAGGACTTGCTCAATGTCAAAATGGCTCTTGACATTGAGATAGCAGCTTACAG GAAACTGCTGGAAGGCGAAGAGACACGTTTTAGCACCAGTGGATTAAGCATTTCAGGGCTGAATCCACTTCCCAATCCAAGCTATCTGCTCCCTCCTAGAATCCTCAGTTCCACCACCTCCAAAGTCTCATCCACTGGGCTGTCTcttaagaaagaggaggaggaagaggaggcttcTAAGGTAGCCACAAAGAAAACCTCCCAGATAGGGGAAAGTTTTGAAGAAATATTGGAGGAGACAGTGATATCTGCTAAGAAAACCGAGAAATCAAATATAGAAGAAAGCACCATTTCAAGCCAAAAAATATAA